TCGGTGAACCCGGACAGGACAACCTGCCGGCAGGGCGTTGATCCGGGATAACGGGCCTGAAGGTCCGGTGAAAGATAACCGATGTCGGCCCGGACATCCCAGATGGTCTCGCCCGTTCCCCGCCGGCGGCCCATAACGCGGACGTCGTTGGCATAGCACTGGGGGTTGTCGCCCATGATCAGGGAAAGCAGGGTGGATTTGCCGGCGCCGTTGGGACCGAGAAGGGCCCAGTTCTCACCGGGACGCACGGTCCAGGAAACGTTGTCAAGAATCACGGCGGCACCATACCGGACCGTGGCGCTGGTGACGGCAAACAGGGGCGTTTCCCCGCGGCCGCCGGAAGAACCGGGCGAACGGAGGCGCAGGGGGCCGGGAAAAACCCGCTCCGGCAACTCCAGCCCCTCCGTCCGGAGGGGCGCGGGATCGGCCGGGACCCGGCTCATGTCCGGCGGCCGGGGCATTTGACGGACGATCCGGCCGCCGGCGACCTGGACCAGGTGGGTGATGCCGGAAGGAAGTTCCCGGGGCCTGGGCGTGGCGATCACCAGGGTCGGTCCGCCGGGATCGGCCATGAGCTGGTCCAGGCATTGCCGGAGGCTTTCCCGGAAATCCGCGTCCAGGCCGCTGAAGGGGTCGTCCAGGAGCAGCAGCCGGGGCGCCTTCATCAGGGCCCGGGCCAGGAGCAGTTTCTTGCCTTCGCCGCTGGACAGGTGCAGGACTTTGCGGTCCAGCAGGTAATCAATTTCCAGCAAGCCCGTGACATATTGCCGCCGGGCCTGCCACCCGGCCGGGTCCGGCAGGGGTCCGTCCACCTGAAAAGCCAGGCGGCTTTCAACGCTCCGGGGGCACAGCAATTCGGCGGCGGTCGGGCACAGGTCTCCTTCAAAGCTCTGCCAGCGGGCCTGGGCATAAGCGGCATGACGGCCGATCAGGCCGTGACCGGACTCCAGGGATACCACGGCTCCGGCCGTTGCGGCCGGATCGGTTGCCGATACGGTCTCTTCCGGAAACGTGAAAAAGGCCAGGCGGCCGGACACCACCGGAATTTCACGACAGAGAATATTCAGGAGCGTGGATTTGCCGGCCCCGCTTTCTCCGGTGACGGCCCAGTGTTCTCCCGCGCGGATCGTCCAGTCCGTATTTTCAAACACCGGCCGGCCGCACCGCAGGGCGGTGACGTTCTCCATGAGAGCCACGGGCGGTCTGGGAGCCGGGTTTCGCGGATATTTCTCGTTCAGCGCTGCGTTCATGCCCTGCTTTTTAGCACCAGGGGTGGTAAAACTTCAAGAGCGGCGTCCGAACGCAGTTTGGACAAAGGATGAATCACCCACCCGCTTGCTGAAAATTGACATAAAAAACCGGCCATGATAACCAGCAGAATAACCCCCAAACATCTCCGTGAGGCATCCATGGAATTCAGGATAAAATCCGTCATCGTTCTTTTACTGGCCGTGATCGCTTCGGCAGCGGTCGTCCGGGCCCCCTTTGCGAAGTCGGCCTCCGCCACCCTTTCCAACTCTGTCCAGTCGGTCACCACGTCCTCAACCAGCGGCAGGATCAACGAGCATTACTCCTATGAAGGCCTTGAGGTGAATCGGGGGTCTTATCAATCCCGCAAGTACGGCGGCCGCGTTTTTTCCTGCACCTTCACCGGCAAAATCAATAGCACCACCCATACCGAGAAGCGAAACGTGAAGATCATATTTACCGCCCTGAATAATTTTAAAGAACCGCTCTGGGAAACCACCATCTCCATCAATGCCCTTCCGGCGTTTGGAACCCACGAATTTTCCGAAAAGATCACCTGCCAGGAGCGAGATCCGTTCTTCTGGGAAATAGCCGTCATCGAAGCAGAGCCTTCCGGCAAAGAGAAGTGATGCCATTGGCACGGCTTCACCCGTGCGATCGGCCTCACATAACGGCAAGACGATTTGACTATCCGTCAGGAGACAATCAGGGAAATGGTCGGCCCCACGGAAAACCGCAGGGGCTGGTCGGTGGAATAGACATCGCCGTCGATCATCCAGGGAATCGGCTCCAGGGGTTCCAGCGTCATCTCGGCGGCAATGCCGTTGTAATACAGTTTCGGATGCGTAAAATCCCTGCCCAGCCAGATGGCGGGCACCTTGGGCACCAGGCCGGCCGGCGTGACGGCGCCGGCAAACAGGTGAAAATGGCCGGGCTTTTCATAGGCCCGGGGAGTGGGCGTGAAGCCCAGGCCCAGTTCCCGGATGGTGCAGGCCAGAATATACAGGTACTCGTCCTGGGGGATTTCCCGACCGTCCACCGTCATCCGGCATTTGATGGGACTGAATATCTTCCGGTTATAGCCGGTGCGGCATACGGCGCTGAAGATCATCTGGGCCACCATGCCGGCGGCATGGACCGGGCCGGGCTTTTTGGCCGAATAATAGACCTGCAGGAAACGGGCGACCACGCCGGCGCCGGTCATGAACCCGTAGCGGTCGTT
The window above is part of the Thermodesulfobacteriota bacterium genome. Proteins encoded here:
- a CDS encoding ATP-binding cassette domain-containing protein, which codes for MNAALNEKYPRNPAPRPPVALMENVTALRCGRPVFENTDWTIRAGEHWAVTGESGAGKSTLLNILCREIPVVSGRLAFFTFPEETVSATDPAATAGAVVSLESGHGLIGRHAAYAQARWQSFEGDLCPTAAELLCPRSVESRLAFQVDGPLPDPAGWQARRQYVTGLLEIDYLLDRKVLHLSSGEGKKLLLARALMKAPRLLLLDDPFSGLDADFRESLRQCLDQLMADPGGPTLVIATPRPRELPSGITHLVQVAGGRIVRQMPRPPDMSRVPADPAPLRTEGLELPERVFPGPLRLRSPGSSGGRGETPLFAVTSATVRYGAAVILDNVSWTVRPGENWALLGPNGAGKSTLLSLIMGDNPQCYANDVRVMGRRRGTGETIWDVRADIGYLSPDLQARYPGSTPCRQVVLSGFTDTIGCFGSYSPAQEQYALDWMQSLGIAELAGTPLGLLTPARQRLVLLARALVKDPPLLLLDEPCSSLDAGTRRFILDTLNYLCRLKRTTLVIVSHHPEEIPESVTRVLYLSQGKVARMESDRTG
- a CDS encoding diacylglycerol kinase family protein; its protein translation is MSGIGLIFNPYAGKNKKNPRLEDELRGILGDHGQFVRTDDKESLVRAVQDFHKKNVDIIAVSGGDGTLHQVISVLAEVYGDQPLPKFGFLRCGTMNTVSKSIKFKGKSTEILGHIVKTHVAGGSFGYFDQPTMRVNDRYGFMTGAGVVARFLQVYYSAKKPGPVHAAGMVAQMIFSAVCRTGYNRKIFSPIKCRMTVDGREIPQDEYLYILACTIRELGLGFTPTPRAYEKPGHFHLFAGAVTPAGLVPKVPAIWLGRDFTHPKLYYNGIAAEMTLEPLEPIPWMIDGDVYSTDQPLRFSVGPTISLIVS